One genomic window of Aquisalimonas sp. 2447 includes the following:
- a CDS encoding SDR family oxidoreductase — MTILVIGANGRVGRQLCELASGAGMDLRAMLRHRAEEPAFDELGITTVNGDLEGDMREAMEGCEEVVFMAGSGPHTGADRTLMVDLHGAVRAIELAEELGVKRFLMLSALRANDPLHAPEALRPYMAAKHAADRLLVGSGVPYVILAPGKFTDEEATGLVSTTPESQHDITVSRGNVAEAMLEILRHPDLVNRRIELVDGDTPVAEAFS; from the coding sequence ATGACCATTCTCGTGATCGGAGCCAACGGCCGCGTCGGCAGGCAATTGTGCGAACTCGCAAGCGGTGCCGGAATGGACCTGCGCGCCATGCTCCGACACCGTGCCGAGGAGCCCGCGTTCGATGAACTGGGGATCACTACCGTGAATGGTGACCTGGAAGGAGATATGCGCGAAGCCATGGAGGGCTGCGAGGAGGTTGTGTTCATGGCGGGTTCGGGGCCGCACACGGGCGCAGACCGCACGCTCATGGTGGATCTGCACGGGGCAGTGCGCGCCATCGAGCTGGCGGAAGAGCTGGGTGTGAAGCGTTTTTTGATGCTCAGTGCGCTGCGCGCCAACGACCCGCTGCATGCGCCGGAGGCACTGCGACCCTACATGGCGGCCAAGCATGCAGCCGACCGGCTACTGGTAGGCTCCGGTGTGCCTTATGTGATTCTGGCACCCGGCAAGTTCACCGACGAGGAAGCAACCGGTCTGGTGTCCACCACCCCGGAGAGCCAGCACGACATTACCGTCAGTCGTGGCAACGTCGCCGAGGCAATGCTGGAGATTCTGCGTCACCCGGATCTGGTCAACCGTCGCATTGAACTGGTGGACGGCGACACACCCGTGGCGGAGGCCTTCAGCTGA
- the cfa gene encoding cyclopropane fatty acyl phospholipid synthase: protein MQQADIHVNGDRPWDMQLHGSNVPERAFAYGNLGLGEAYMDGDWDVERLDEFFFRVLRARIHHQVQPLRLIFHSLRARLLNLQSLRRARQVGEAHYDLGNDFYEAMLDSRMTYTCAYWKEAQTLDQAQEAKLDLICRKLELEPGMRVLDIGCGWGSFMQYAAEHYGVECVGLTISEEQVRLGRERCQGLPVEFRLQDYREVNETFDRVVSVGMFEHVGRKNHRTFMETVNRCLHDEGLCLLHTIGSNRRNSTPDPWIDKYIFPNGDLPSLGQIADAAEDLAIVEDLHNFGADYDHTLMAWHRNFEAAWPRFRDRYGERFHRMWRYYLLSCAALFRAREVQLWQFVLSPRGQLGGYRRVS from the coding sequence CTGCAGCAGGCAGATATCCACGTCAACGGCGACCGCCCCTGGGACATGCAACTGCACGGAAGCAACGTGCCGGAACGCGCCTTCGCCTACGGTAATCTCGGCCTGGGCGAGGCGTACATGGACGGCGACTGGGATGTCGAGCGGCTGGACGAGTTCTTCTTCCGGGTACTCCGGGCACGCATTCATCATCAGGTGCAACCTCTGCGCCTGATCTTCCACTCCCTGCGGGCCAGACTGCTGAACCTGCAGAGCCTGCGCCGTGCCCGGCAGGTCGGTGAGGCCCACTACGACCTGGGTAATGACTTCTACGAAGCCATGCTGGACAGCCGCATGACCTATACCTGCGCCTACTGGAAGGAGGCGCAGACGCTGGATCAGGCCCAGGAGGCAAAACTCGACCTCATCTGCCGTAAGCTGGAACTGGAACCCGGCATGCGCGTGCTCGACATTGGCTGCGGCTGGGGCAGCTTCATGCAGTACGCCGCCGAACACTACGGTGTCGAGTGCGTCGGGCTCACCATCTCGGAGGAACAGGTCCGACTGGGCAGGGAGCGCTGCCAGGGTCTGCCGGTGGAGTTCCGGCTGCAGGACTACCGGGAAGTCAATGAAACCTTCGACCGGGTTGTCAGCGTCGGCATGTTCGAGCACGTGGGGCGCAAGAATCACCGCACCTTCATGGAAACGGTGAACCGCTGCCTGCATGACGAAGGCCTGTGCCTGCTGCACACCATCGGCAGCAACCGACGCAACTCGACGCCGGATCCCTGGATCGACAAGTACATCTTCCCCAATGGCGACCTGCCCTCCCTGGGACAGATCGCCGATGCCGCCGAGGATCTGGCCATCGTCGAGGATCTGCACAATTTCGGCGCGGACTACGATCACACGCTGATGGCCTGGCACCGGAATTTCGAAGCGGCCTGGCCCCGCTTCCGTGACCGCTACGGGGAGCGCTTTCACCGCATGTGGCGGTACTACCTGCTGAGCTGCGCCGCACTTTTCCGCGCACGGGAAGTGCAGCTGTGGCAGTTCGTGCTATCGCCCCGCGGTCAGCTGGGAGGCTATCGGCGCGTCAGCTGA